A section of the Kribbella sp. HUAS MG21 genome encodes:
- a CDS encoding nuclear transport factor 2 family protein — protein MTPEEVFLKLVHGVADRDLAVLPQLYAEQTDVRHPMNPYGDRPLLSRDALREHFGGVGPRVAEVVRFQPDNIRVHRTADPEVIVAEFEHAGTILATGAPFRVPAIFVLRVRDGLIVESRDYFDHLAMIRARGQVGELVAYLTEPVGAPAAS, from the coding sequence ATGACTCCTGAAGAGGTCTTCCTGAAGCTCGTCCATGGCGTCGCCGACCGCGACCTCGCCGTACTCCCGCAGTTGTACGCCGAGCAGACCGACGTCCGGCACCCGATGAACCCGTACGGCGACCGGCCGCTGCTGAGCCGGGACGCGCTCCGCGAGCACTTCGGCGGCGTCGGCCCCCGGGTCGCCGAGGTGGTGCGCTTCCAGCCGGACAACATCCGGGTGCACCGGACGGCCGACCCGGAGGTGATCGTCGCGGAGTTCGAGCACGCCGGGACGATCCTGGCGACCGGCGCGCCGTTCCGGGTCCCGGCGATCTTCGTGCTGCGGGTGCGCGACGGCCTGATCGTCGAGTCGCGGGACTACTTCGACCACCTGGCGATGATCCGCGCCCGCGGCCAGGTCGGCGAACTCGTCGCGTACCTGACGGAACCGGTGGGCGCCCCTGCCGCGTCGTAG
- a CDS encoding DoxX family protein: MNALLDKGNRAADWLGRHSVDILRVSLGLIFTVFGVLKFFPGASPAEALVMRTIDTLTLGVVHGRSAVVLTAVLECFIGLTLISGRLLRTGLLVLGFSLVGIMSPLVLFFGDLFPGTPTLEAQYVLKDVVLAAAGLVVAAKALSAMPVRIGDGPGRA, from the coding sequence ATGAACGCCTTGCTGGACAAGGGAAATCGCGCCGCCGACTGGCTCGGACGGCACAGTGTCGACATTCTGCGGGTCAGCCTCGGGCTGATCTTCACGGTGTTCGGCGTGCTCAAGTTCTTCCCCGGGGCCAGCCCGGCGGAGGCGCTGGTGATGCGGACCATCGACACGCTGACGCTGGGCGTCGTGCACGGACGCTCGGCCGTCGTGCTGACCGCCGTCCTGGAGTGCTTCATCGGGCTGACGCTGATCTCCGGCCGGCTGCTGCGGACCGGGCTGCTGGTGCTCGGCTTCTCGCTGGTCGGGATCATGTCGCCGCTGGTGCTGTTCTTCGGCGACCTGTTCCCGGGGACGCCGACGCTGGAAGCGCAGTACGTGCTGAAGGACGTTGTCCTCGCGGCCGCCGGTCTCGTGGTCGCGGCCAAGGCGCTGAGCGCGATGCCGGTGCGGATTGGAGACGGCCCCGGGCGGGCTTGA